From a region of the Lepus europaeus isolate LE1 chromosome 17, mLepTim1.pri, whole genome shotgun sequence genome:
- the LOC133775684 gene encoding destrin: MASGVQVADEVCRIFYDMKVRKCSTPEEIKKRKKAVIFCLSADKKCIIVKEGKEILVGDVGVTITDPFKHFVGMLPEKDCRYALYDASFETKESRKEELMFFLWAPELAPLKSKMIYASSKDAIKKKFQGIKHECQANGPEDLNRACIAEKLGGSLIVAFEGCPV; this comes from the coding sequence ATGGCCTCAGGAGTACAAGTTGCTGATGAAGTATGTCGCATATTTTATGACATGAAGGTTCGGAAATGCTCCACACCAGAAGAAatcaagaagagaaagaaggctgTCATTTTTTGTCTCAGTGCAGACAAAAAGTGCATCATTGTAAAAGAAGGCAAGGAGATCTTGGTTGGAGATGTTGGTGTGACCATAACCGATCCTTTCAAGCATTTTGTAGGAATGCTTCCTGAAAAAGATTGTCGATATGCTTTGTATGATGCCAGCTTTGAAACCAAGGAATCCAGAAAAGAAGAGTTGATGTTTTTCTTGTGGGCACCAGAACTAGCACCTCTGAAAAGTAAAATGATCTATGCAAGCTCCAAGGATGCAATCAAAAAGAAGTTCCAAGGGATAAAACATGAATGTCAAGCAAATGGGCCAGAAGACCTCAATCGGGCTTGCATTGCAGAGAAGCTAGGTGGATCCTTAATTGTAGCTTTTGAAGGATGCCCTGTGTAG